TGCACTAAAACATAAGGGTGATGCATACTGAAAGTTTGCCATCTGTTGAATACATTAATggtaaactaaaacatgaaaCGTTTAATAGCACAATGTGACAGCTTGTGGTAGTAACAACTGCTAAATCATCTACACACGTTAACGGAGGTTAAAACTACTTCAAGGGAACGTTATGTCATGGCGTCAATAGTTTATTCAAGACGCCAGAGCTGTAATGCCCGGAGTTTATGCCGGGTACGTAAAAGCACCGCTAGCTGTAACCGGAAAAAGAATTATTTACAACAGGAAATGTAAAAAACACATCACACACTAGTCTTGGTGGCCCCATTTTCTATCTAGCGTTGAACTTGTTTTCTCCAGTTTTGTGGGACAGAATTGTCTATTTCATTTTATTGTTGTATTGAAACGAGGAATTTTTCAAGATGGGGGGAGGCGATTTGGTAAGTATGAGCTATCTAAGCCGCTTTTCTGTTATTAGACCGTTGATACACAATTCCGTTGACAATATGGTCATTAAAAGACGGTCGTTTGTTTACTGGTGTCGATACATATTTTACAACATGAGCTAATGTCTACTGGGAATGGGAAAGCGCTTCTTCAGTTCGGCACACTTTCGTTTTAGACCATTCCTATATTTTAATAGTTTGAAAGTAACGGCTTATTTTCGTTAGCTTAAGGTCAACGAGCTGGCCGTTAGCTAGATGTAGAGCTgggagaagtattcagatcttgtacttagtaaaagtagaagtaccagagtgtaggaatactctgttacagtaaaagtcctgcattcaaaatgttactgaagtaaaagtagaaaagtattaaagtagcgacagtaaaagtagtcattgtgcagattggtccatttcagaataatatatatgatatgttttataatgattgatcatgaaagtgttctcaaagctggtgaaggtgcagctagtttgaatgactttgtagactgcagggtagctggtggatttactccaggtggaactaaagtctgatttaacacttgattacacaatacaatttaaatactcaaataaagtataaGTCTCTCAAAATTGTACGTCATTACAGTACTTCAGTAAATGTAATAAGTTACTTGACACCACTGGCTGTGGCTAGATGTGAGTGTCAACTGTTAAAGTTGAGATTTCCGTTGAAATATTCTGGCACAGATTAAATTGATGTGCATACACCCGAAAATGTTATTTTGTAGATTGTATGTTAGCCGTCAGATTTGTATACACATACTGGGTATGTGGAAAGCTTTGGTTAAAAGGGTAAAGTtacaaatgttttaacaaaATCAAGTTTACGCTAAAGCTGGTACATGATCGTTTTTAAAGTAAGAGCTACTAAATGTTGTCCATCTTGTCTTCTGCCAGAACTTGAAAAAGAGCTGGCATCCCCAGACTATGAAAAACATTGAACGTGTTTGGAAAGCTGAACAGAAACACGAGGCCGAGTGCAAGAAGATTGAGGAACTCCAGAAGGAACTGAAAGATGAACGAGCCCGAGAAGAAATAACAAGATTTGCAGAGACGGCCGGATCCATCAAGTGAGTTCTCTGATATTGTAATGAAAGTTATTTTGTGGTTCTCAGAAAATGAGTTTCTGATTAATATATTATTCTTTTTCTGATGACAGGAAGAAGGATGATCGGCTGGACTGGATGTACCAGGGCCCCGCCGGCCAGGTGTCCAGAGACGAGTACCTGATGGGACGTGCCATCGACAAGCAGATCACCGACCAGTACGAGGAGCCCGAGAGCGGCCCGTCAGCTGAGACCGGCCTCCTGCCCGGCTCCATCTTCAACCCCTCCACTCCCGCCTCTAACCTCGACTTGGCTGCTAAGATCAGGGAAGACCCCCTGTTTGAAATCAGGTAAGTGGGGCCCTTATctctggtcatttgttctgaaaACATGCTACCAGGTGCAAAGGTTTAATATAATCATGTTTTGTTGGTTTTCTAAAGGAAACgtgaagaagaaaagaagagggAAGTCTTGAGTAATCCAGTGAAGATGAAGAGAATTAAggaaatggtaaaaaaaaacgattgtttgtaatatatacatattttactGTGATATTTTCTAACATGCTAACTTTGAGAAAatgttaataaataaaaaaactgacTCATATCTGACAAGTTGTTCCTTCCTCTGCAACTTCCAGTAATGATTCTACTAACTTTATTAACAGAAGACAACTTCagtttgtatttttatattttgtaaatgattagtTGGTTCTCTCACAGCTGCGCCAGAATCTCGACAAGaaagacaagaagaagaagaggaagaaggacaaaaaggagaagaaagacaaagcgagaaaaaaagagaagaagCATAAGAGAAGGAGTTCTAGTTCAAgctcagaggaggaggaggagaaggagaaggagaaacACAGGTATGTGAGGGGACTGTTGAAAGCTGAAGTGAGGGACTTTCACTTTTTATCAATCAATTGGTGCAAAGggctttattatttattatagtCTTTGATCTGTTTTCAGGTCACATTCCAGAGATGAATCCTCAACAGACACCAAGTCTCGTTCCCATCATGTCCCGGGCTACGGCCTGCAGGTCAGTTGGCAGCAAAGCACTATTTCATATACTACTTTTTACCATGCATTTACAACTCCAGTCGTTAATCTGGctcttccctctcaggtcccggCTGGCAGACATCACCAGTCCTCCGGGCGCCGTGAGAGGAGCCGCTCCCGGTCGCCTCACAGGAACAGACAGGAGGGCCACGCCCACTCCTCTTCCTCACACAGAGGCGACGGGAAGGACGAGCCCAAAGCCTCCAGCCAACAGAGAGAGCGTTACCAGAGACAGAAGCACCCTGTGGCCAAGTAAGACTTCACAGAGGCGATAGTCCAAATACTGAATCGCTTTTATTAAGTATTACACGAGAGGAATTTCCTTTGGTAAAAATGGTGCATACAAAGACCTAGAAAGAAGAATACTTCGCAAAAAACAGTACTATTATAAAAGCTATTTTAAGACTATTGTAATAAACTAAATATGTGAGAAACTGAGTACAGTAAAATATGACGAATACTGTATTCAAAGTGGAGAGCTGTGCAGGTTTAAAACGATGCTCACTATTCTCAGATGAAAGTTTTGAATTGATAAAGGATCAAGATCTAATACTGGAGTTTCCGTCCATTATTATCTTCTGTCTTTTTACTGCTATGGTATATATCAGTATCTCtatcttttaaataatatgCAGAATAACTGCTTTGTCATTATTCTCAAGTATATTATACAAATCCGAATATTAGCAATCAGTCAGCAcagctttttgttttgttttgcaaAGCTACACTACAATATTATAAGTATTTGCTCAATTACATTCCAGTGGTGCCTACGCAAGAATGTGTGTTCCAAAAGAAATCCAAAagttcaaatgtatttaaagaaagTAATAGATATAATTAAAATGTCACAAAAATATGTATCCAAGCAATTATTCTGCTTCAATCCATATTTGTTGGCAATAAGTGTTTTAAAATAACCGTTTTACTTCCAGGTTGCTGCGAACAAAGAGttttattctttaaaaaaagtaaatccAATATTTATTTGAAAGCGTCCTTTTATAATGGTAATTCTGACTATGGGTTATGTCAGATGAACTTTAATAAGGtcttcagaaaacatatttaaatgatCACCTGTTTACAGAGCATTGCCAGTAATTCCCCCATGGTTCTTTGTGTCTGACGTAGGAAGCTCTCTGCAGAAGAGCTGGAGCACAAGAGGCAGGAGATGATGGACCAGGCCAAGCAGAGGGATGAGGACAGGGAGAATAATGTGAGGAGATACAAGAAGCAAGACGAGCAGGAAAAGCAGCGGGAAAAAAATGTCAAGCATGACCGGCACGCTGGCTTCATTCAGTAAGTTTCTGAGCAACATTGACACGGAAAATAATCATaggcagggttcgtacgggtgcttgaaatccttgaaaatgcttgaaatttgacgtggtgttttcaaggttgggaaagtgcttgaattttggggatggtgcttgaaattgggataaagtgcttgaaaatgtaaatgctttacttttacaaaaaattgctgtctgactgaatagttcgctttttagattaaaagaaaagaattgcttctcttctacataaaacggctccgctgcggccttcccgcgcgacctgcaagtgtttgtgttacgtgtgacctgggcattctgatgagagatggatgactgtgtgccaggaggttgccgtttcaacgagcgttggctagcagaagaccaa
Above is a window of Pseudochaenichthys georgianus chromosome 1, fPseGeo1.2, whole genome shotgun sequence DNA encoding:
- the cwc25 gene encoding pre-mRNA-splicing factor CWC25 homolog; its protein translation is MGGGDLNLKKSWHPQTMKNIERVWKAEQKHEAECKKIEELQKELKDERAREEITRFAETAGSIKKKDDRLDWMYQGPAGQVSRDEYLMGRAIDKQITDQYEEPESGPSAETGLLPGSIFNPSTPASNLDLAAKIREDPLFEIRKREEEKKREVLSNPVKMKRIKEMLRQNLDKKDKKKKRKKDKKEKKDKARKKEKKHKRRSSSSSSEEEEEKEKEKHRSHSRDESSTDTKSRSHHVPGYGLQVPAGRHHQSSGRRERSRSRSPHRNRQEGHAHSSSSHRGDGKDEPKASSQQRERYQRQKHPVAKKLSAEELEHKRQEMMDQAKQRDEDRENNVRRYKKQDEQEKQREKNVKHDRHAGFIHDMKLESASSSCLEDRVRRNIHSIQRTAASLDNFMRR